A genomic window from Paucibacter sp. KCTC 42545 includes:
- a CDS encoding VOC family protein, translating into MFSHIFLGVSDFERALAFYQPVLASLGLTQRFCERQRPWAGWQSPGVARPLLLIGHPFDGQAAQPGNGPMTALLADSRAVVDQAYALALSHGGRCEGAPGLRPDYHAHYYGTYFRDPDGNKLCVVCHTPPDAPPTEAGRA; encoded by the coding sequence ATGTTCTCCCACATCTTCCTCGGCGTCAGCGATTTCGAGCGTGCCCTCGCCTTCTACCAACCGGTGTTGGCGAGCCTGGGCCTGACGCAGAGGTTTTGTGAGCGGCAGCGGCCCTGGGCCGGCTGGCAAAGCCCCGGCGTGGCGCGGCCCCTGCTGCTGATCGGCCACCCTTTCGATGGCCAGGCCGCGCAGCCTGGCAATGGGCCGATGACGGCCTTGCTGGCCGACAGCCGCGCGGTGGTGGACCAGGCCTATGCACTGGCTCTGTCCCACGGCGGCCGCTGCGAGGGCGCACCGGGCTTGCGGCCGGACTATCACGCACATTACTACGGCACCTATTTCCGCGACCCGGATGGCAACAAGCTCTGCGTGGTTTGCCACACGCCACCCGACGCGCCGCCTACTGAAGCAGGCCGGGCATGA
- the mltA gene encoding murein transglycosylase A has product MSSPSRVGRLRGSLAALAILGLLVACAAPPAPPVKPSTPPPAATPALEEQAPRQRQVLLRERSRWVAADWSELPGWGQDRATELWPALLQSCARPAPGWAAVCARARMEPPPTDDTSASLWLMQHLRPYRVESLEGETQGLLTGYFEPQLEATRRPQGAFKVPVLGAPADLQQRRPYFTRQQIESEPAVKARLRERELAYLDDPLDLLVLQIQGSGRVRFSSLDGSQQWVRLAFAGHNDHPYQSIGKTLIERGELRPGEASWPQIRDWLRRNPQRSNELLWTNPRYVFFREEALPDLNLGPRGAQGVPLTPGRSIAVDRNSVPYGTPVWLDASEPLSSQPLRRLAMAQDTGSAIVGAVRADYFWGWGREAETQAGRMKQPLRLWALWPDDGTGTSR; this is encoded by the coding sequence ATGTCTTCTCCGTCCCGGGTTGGCCGGCTGCGGGGCAGCCTGGCGGCGCTGGCGATTCTAGGGCTGCTGGTGGCTTGCGCTGCGCCGCCTGCCCCACCGGTCAAGCCAAGCACACCCCCGCCCGCCGCCACGCCGGCGCTGGAAGAACAAGCGCCGCGCCAGCGCCAGGTCTTGCTGCGCGAGCGCTCGCGCTGGGTGGCCGCCGACTGGAGCGAGCTGCCCGGCTGGGGCCAAGATCGCGCTACCGAGCTATGGCCCGCCTTGCTGCAAAGCTGCGCCCGCCCGGCGCCGGGCTGGGCGGCGGTTTGCGCCCGCGCCCGCATGGAGCCGCCCCCCACAGACGACACCAGCGCCAGCCTGTGGCTGATGCAACATCTCCGCCCCTACCGGGTGGAAAGCCTGGAGGGCGAAACCCAAGGCCTGCTGACCGGTTATTTCGAACCGCAGCTGGAAGCCACGCGGCGGCCGCAAGGTGCCTTCAAGGTGCCGGTGCTCGGTGCGCCGGCGGATCTGCAGCAGCGCCGCCCCTATTTCACCCGCCAGCAAATCGAGTCCGAGCCGGCCGTGAAAGCCCGTTTGCGCGAGCGCGAACTGGCTTATCTGGATGACCCGCTGGACCTGCTGGTGCTGCAAATCCAAGGCTCCGGCCGCGTGCGTTTTTCCAGCCTGGACGGCAGCCAGCAATGGGTGCGCCTGGCTTTTGCGGGGCATAACGACCACCCCTACCAATCGATCGGCAAGACCTTAATCGAGCGCGGCGAATTGCGCCCCGGCGAGGCCTCCTGGCCGCAAATCCGCGACTGGCTGCGCCGCAATCCGCAGCGCAGCAACGAGCTGCTGTGGACCAACCCCCGCTACGTCTTCTTCCGCGAAGAAGCCCTGCCCGACCTGAACCTGGGCCCGCGCGGCGCCCAGGGTGTGCCGCTGACACCGGGCCGCTCCATCGCGGTGGACCGCAACAGCGTGCCCTATGGCACGCCCGTATGGCTGGATGCCAGCGAGCCCCTGAGCAGCCAGCCCCTGCGCCGCCTGGCCATGGCGCAGGACACCGGCAGCGCCATCGTCGGCGCGGTGCGGGCCGACTACTTCTGGGGCTGGGGCCGCGAGGCCGAAACCCAGGCCGGGCGCATGAAGCAACCGCTGCGGCTGTGGGCGCTGTGGCCGGACGACGGCACTGGCACCAGCCGCTGA
- the rpe gene encoding ribulose-phosphate 3-epimerase: protein MTTNFRIAPSILSADFARLGEEVRNVLAAGADWVHFDVMDNHYVPNLTFGPMVCEALRKHSVKPDGTPCPIDVHLMVEPVDALAVAFAKAGADLVSFHPDASKHVDRTLQLIKAEGKQAGLVFNPAEPLDVLEWVIDKVDLVLIMSVNPGFGGQSFLPSALKKLEQARRIIDASGRDIRLEIDGGVKVDNIRQIADAGADTFVAGSAIFGKPDYKAVIDAMRAELAR from the coding sequence ATGACCACCAACTTCCGCATCGCCCCCAGCATTCTTTCGGCCGACTTTGCCCGCCTGGGCGAGGAGGTGCGCAACGTCCTGGCGGCGGGCGCCGACTGGGTGCACTTTGACGTGATGGACAACCATTACGTGCCCAATCTGACCTTCGGGCCGATGGTCTGCGAAGCCCTGCGCAAGCATTCGGTCAAGCCCGATGGCACGCCTTGCCCGATCGACGTGCACCTGATGGTGGAGCCGGTGGACGCCCTGGCCGTGGCTTTTGCCAAGGCGGGTGCCGATCTGGTGAGCTTCCACCCCGATGCGTCCAAGCATGTGGACCGCACCCTGCAGCTGATCAAGGCCGAGGGCAAGCAAGCCGGCCTGGTGTTCAACCCGGCCGAGCCGCTGGACGTGCTGGAATGGGTGATCGACAAGGTGGACCTGGTGTTGATCATGAGCGTCAACCCCGGCTTCGGCGGCCAAAGCTTTTTGCCCAGCGCGCTGAAGAAGCTGGAACAAGCCCGCCGCATCATCGATGCCAGCGGCCGCGACATCCGCCTGGAAATCGACGGTGGCGTCAAGGTGGACAACATTCGTCAAATCGCCGATGCCGGCGCCGACACCTTTGTGGCCGGCTCCGCCATCTTCGGCAAGCCCGACTACAAGGCCGTGATCGACGCCATGCGCGCTGAGCTGGCGCGCTGA
- a CDS encoding TVP38/TMEM64 family protein, with product MSRQQRLLLVLALLVAAWLALKLSGLSTQLFTLAELRALFDGHQGLGLLLFTLLFMAGNLLQIPGWIFLAAAVLALGPLWGGLGTYLAACCACLSSFVFIRGLGGDALRAWQNKGRLSQRLFARLDHHPLQSVTLLRLMFQTVPALNVALALSGVPWRSYALGTLIGLPLPIALYSLFFDRLALWLHLPMPS from the coding sequence ATGAGCCGCCAGCAGCGCCTGCTGCTGGTGCTGGCCTTGCTGGTCGCCGCCTGGCTAGCACTCAAGCTCAGCGGCCTGTCGACCCAACTCTTCACCCTGGCGGAGTTGCGCGCGCTGTTTGATGGTCACCAAGGCCTGGGCCTGCTGCTGTTCACCTTGCTCTTCATGGCCGGCAATCTGCTGCAGATTCCGGGCTGGATTTTTCTGGCTGCGGCGGTGTTGGCCCTGGGGCCGCTGTGGGGTGGCCTGGGCACTTATCTGGCCGCTTGTTGCGCCTGCCTCAGCAGCTTTGTCTTCATCCGCGGGCTGGGTGGTGACGCCTTGCGCGCCTGGCAAAACAAGGGCCGGCTGAGCCAGCGCCTGTTTGCGCGCTTGGACCATCATCCGCTGCAAAGCGTGACCCTGCTGCGCCTGATGTTCCAAACCGTGCCGGCGCTGAATGTGGCACTGGCGCTGTCTGGCGTGCCATGGCGCAGCTATGCCTTGGGCACTTTGATCGGCCTGCCGCTGCCGATTGCGCTCTACAGCCTGTTCTTCGACCGGCTGGCGCTGTGGCTGCATCTGCCCATGCCGAGCTAA
- a CDS encoding DNA-3-methyladenine glycosylase I, protein MTQQTLYLPPDGWPRCRWCAAAAGDEGYLRYHDTEWGFPVATDQRLFEKLCLEGFQSGLSWRTILNKREAFRAAFAGFDFAQLAQFGANDVERLLQDAGIVRHRGKIEAVINNAQRCLELVAEQGSLARYIWRFEPHPADLPETPQALTESEASRALSKDLKKRGWKFVGPTTMYAFIQSMGLVNDHALGCVTRERVDQARAEFKRP, encoded by the coding sequence ATGACTCAGCAAACTCTCTATCTCCCCCCCGACGGCTGGCCGCGTTGCCGCTGGTGCGCGGCCGCCGCCGGCGATGAAGGCTATCTGCGCTATCACGACACCGAATGGGGTTTCCCGGTGGCCACGGATCAGCGCCTGTTCGAAAAGCTGTGCCTGGAAGGTTTTCAGTCCGGCCTGTCCTGGCGCACCATCCTCAATAAACGCGAGGCCTTTCGCGCCGCATTTGCGGGTTTTGACTTTGCGCAGCTCGCACAGTTCGGCGCCAACGATGTGGAGCGCCTGCTGCAAGACGCCGGCATCGTGCGCCACCGAGGCAAGATCGAGGCCGTCATCAATAACGCGCAACGCTGCCTGGAGCTGGTGGCTGAGCAGGGCTCCTTGGCGCGCTATATCTGGCGCTTCGAACCGCACCCTGCCGACTTGCCCGAAACGCCGCAAGCCCTGACCGAGTCAGAGGCCTCACGCGCGCTGTCCAAAGACTTGAAAAAGCGTGGCTGGAAGTTTGTCGGCCCCACCACCATGTACGCCTTCATCCAGTCCATGGGCTTGGTCAACGATCACGCGCTGGGGTGTGTGACCCGCGAGCGGGTGGATCAGGCGCGGGCCGAATTCAAGCGGCCCTGA
- the apaG gene encoding Co2+/Mg2+ efflux protein ApaG, whose amino-acid sequence MANPQFKCSAQVEVLAEQTQAEQGVFAFSYTITVENVGDISAQLIGRHWTIIDARGHEQKVDGLAVVGHQPLLAPGQSFKYSSWAQIGTKQGSMRGRFLCVTEDAEVFYSEVPEFMLADSGALH is encoded by the coding sequence ATGGCAAACCCCCAATTCAAATGCAGTGCCCAGGTCGAAGTACTGGCCGAGCAGACTCAAGCCGAGCAAGGTGTTTTCGCCTTCAGCTACACGATCACGGTCGAGAACGTGGGCGACATCTCGGCACAGCTGATTGGCCGCCACTGGACCATCATCGACGCACGCGGCCATGAGCAAAAAGTGGATGGCTTGGCCGTCGTCGGCCATCAGCCGCTGCTGGCGCCGGGCCAGAGCTTCAAGTACAGCAGCTGGGCGCAGATCGGCACCAAGCAAGGCAGCATGCGCGGGCGCTTTTTGTGCGTGACCGAAGACGCCGAGGTGTTCTACAGCGAAGTGCCCGAGTTCATGCTGGCCGATAGCGGCGCCCTGCACTGA
- a CDS encoding NRDE family protein — translation MCLIAWRWQPGTATPLLLLANRDEFYARPTVPLRWWPGGRVLAGQDLQAGGTWLGLGAGGRRLAALTNFRDPGLLPSAAAAGAAQPPSRGALVSEFLQDESLSAADYLAQLAPRAAEFQGFNLLLFDGQQLLGFEGRASRGHRSVVLEPGLGAVSNAGFDTPWPKLLTLKSALAQRLAEDHAEPGGDEALLALLRDPRIAPDESLPATGVPLDWERALSAIFIATPNYGTRASALLRLRQQGGFDFLERSFDASGVIGMREFRVVA, via the coding sequence ATGTGCCTGATCGCCTGGCGCTGGCAGCCCGGCACGGCCACGCCCTTGCTGCTGCTGGCCAATCGCGATGAGTTCTATGCCCGGCCGACGGTGCCCTTGCGCTGGTGGCCGGGTGGCCGCGTGCTGGCGGGTCAGGACTTGCAAGCCGGGGGCACCTGGCTGGGCCTGGGGGCTGGTGGGCGGCGTTTGGCGGCACTGACCAATTTCCGCGACCCTGGGCTGCTGCCCAGTGCGGCGGCGGCAGGCGCTGCGCAACCGCCTTCGCGCGGCGCTTTGGTCAGCGAATTTTTGCAAGACGAGTCCCTCAGCGCAGCCGACTACCTGGCCCAGTTGGCGCCGCGCGCGGCCGAGTTCCAGGGCTTCAATCTGCTGCTGTTTGATGGCCAGCAATTGCTGGGTTTCGAGGGCCGCGCCAGCCGTGGGCATCGCAGCGTCGTCCTAGAACCGGGCTTGGGTGCGGTGTCCAATGCCGGCTTTGACACACCCTGGCCTAAGCTGCTGACGCTCAAGTCCGCGCTGGCTCAGCGCTTGGCCGAGGACCATGCGGAGCCGGGAGGAGACGAGGCTTTGCTGGCCTTGTTGCGTGACCCGCGCATCGCGCCGGACGAAAGCCTGCCCGCCACCGGCGTGCCGCTGGACTGGGAGCGGGCTCTTTCCGCCATCTTTATCGCCACGCCCAATTACGGCACGCGGGCCAGCGCCTTGCTGCGCCTGCGGCAACAAGGTGGCTTTGATTTTCTGGAGCGCAGCTTTGACGCCAGCGGCGTGATCGGCATGCGCGAATTCAGGGTGGTGGCTTAG
- a CDS encoding low molecular weight protein-tyrosine-phosphatase, producing MPAVLLVCTANLCRSPLAELLMKTRLPSFGPGAAQAFSVIESAGVRAAPRPGPIDARAAAAAQRAGLSPNKKWRSRRVVAADFERFDLILAMDSENLRELKLLCPAALHPRLHLLLDFAPGLHGQEVPDPYFGPAHGFDHVMGLLSQAVQGLGQAWREGRLTPEATARSCA from the coding sequence ATGCCTGCGGTCCTGCTGGTCTGCACGGCCAATCTGTGTCGCTCGCCGCTGGCCGAGCTGCTGATGAAAACACGCCTGCCGAGCTTCGGCCCCGGCGCGGCGCAGGCCTTTTCGGTGATCGAGTCGGCCGGCGTGCGCGCCGCACCTCGGCCCGGCCCCATCGACGCCCGCGCCGCAGCCGCCGCGCAGCGTGCCGGGCTCAGCCCCAACAAGAAATGGCGTTCGCGCCGTGTGGTGGCCGCGGACTTTGAGCGCTTCGATCTGATTCTTGCCATGGACAGCGAGAACCTGCGCGAGCTGAAACTGCTGTGCCCGGCCGCTTTGCATCCGCGCTTGCACCTGCTGCTGGACTTCGCACCCGGCCTGCATGGCCAGGAAGTGCCCGATCCCTATTTCGGCCCGGCCCATGGCTTTGACCATGTGATGGGCTTGCTCAGCCAGGCTGTGCAAGGCCTGGGTCAAGCCTGGCGAGAGGGGCGACTGACGCCTGAGGCCACGGCCCGCTCATGTGCCTGA
- a CDS encoding glycerophosphodiester phosphodiesterase family protein, with amino-acid sequence MKKNNLNGGARATALAAALLTGLALSACGGGGDVQTPLPTLGGLDPLVIGHRGLPGLFPEETGPSYEGAADAGADSLELDLHLTKDCVLVARHNPWLSDNTNIAEVAKTNAVVAARKRTVPGVLVPVKYDAAKFGGPASYLSDLTNPADPKSVLKSLVVDGEDHTNDWSISDFTAAELKQWLGGTSYDNAADRVQATAQNGKYPVLTFQEVIDIAVAKSKAKGRSISVYPELKNPIWNNGQAKANGCGSGDHAFEDIFLKQIRANNLDSKGSALLVQSFDPATLKYLRAQGMKATTVQLIDGNDVDYKTGAMIYEQPNSDHFVSGRPYSWTLAGDPRYFGVMLTPAGLAEIATYADAIGPWKPEVMLLTSPDGKGGAKAVNKAVPNSVIADAHKLGLAVHVFTFRSEAGRLAGVYGGDPVAEYLTYFRAGVDGVFSDFAGTAFEARKRYLQEMGR; translated from the coding sequence ATGAAAAAGAACAATCTCAATGGCGGTGCCCGTGCAACCGCCCTGGCTGCCGCGCTCTTGACGGGCCTGGCCCTCAGCGCTTGCGGTGGCGGCGGTGATGTGCAGACGCCGCTGCCCACGCTGGGTGGGCTGGACCCGCTGGTGATCGGCCACCGTGGCCTGCCGGGCCTGTTCCCGGAAGAAACCGGCCCCAGCTACGAAGGCGCAGCCGATGCTGGCGCTGATTCGCTGGAGCTGGACCTGCACCTCACCAAGGACTGCGTGCTGGTGGCGCGCCACAACCCCTGGCTCAGCGACAACACCAATATCGCCGAAGTGGCCAAGACCAATGCCGTGGTGGCCGCGCGCAAGCGCACCGTGCCGGGCGTGCTGGTGCCGGTGAAGTATGACGCCGCCAAATTCGGCGGCCCGGCCAGCTATCTGAGCGACCTGACCAACCCGGCCGACCCGAAGTCGGTGCTGAAGTCGCTGGTGGTGGATGGCGAAGACCATACCAATGACTGGTCGATCAGCGACTTCACCGCCGCTGAACTGAAGCAATGGCTGGGCGGCACCAGCTACGACAACGCCGCCGACCGCGTTCAGGCCACGGCTCAGAACGGCAAATACCCGGTGCTGACCTTCCAAGAAGTGATCGACATTGCCGTGGCCAAGAGCAAGGCCAAGGGCCGCAGCATCAGCGTCTACCCCGAGCTGAAGAACCCGATCTGGAATAACGGCCAGGCCAAGGCCAATGGCTGCGGCAGCGGCGACCACGCTTTCGAAGACATCTTCCTCAAGCAAATCCGCGCTAACAATCTGGACAGCAAGGGCTCCGCCCTGCTGGTGCAGAGCTTTGACCCCGCCACGCTGAAGTATTTGCGCGCCCAGGGCATGAAGGCCACAACCGTGCAGCTGATCGACGGCAACGACGTCGACTACAAAACCGGCGCCATGATTTACGAGCAGCCCAACTCGGATCATTTCGTCTCCGGCCGCCCCTATAGCTGGACCCTGGCCGGCGACCCGCGTTACTTTGGCGTGATGCTCACGCCCGCCGGCCTGGCCGAGATCGCGACCTATGCCGACGCCATCGGCCCCTGGAAGCCAGAAGTGATGCTGCTGACCTCGCCCGATGGCAAGGGCGGCGCCAAGGCGGTCAACAAGGCCGTGCCCAATAGCGTCATTGCCGATGCGCACAAGCTCGGCCTGGCCGTGCATGTGTTCACTTTCCGCAGCGAAGCGGGCCGCCTGGCCGGTGTCTACGGCGGCGACCCAGTGGCTGAGTACCTGACCTACTTCCGTGCCGGCGTGGACGGTGTGTTCAGCGACTTTGCTGGCACGGCGTTCGAAGCTCGCAAGCGCTATCTGCAGGAAATGGGCCGCTGA
- a CDS encoding site-specific recombinase, which produces MALLGLRRSVAWDLTALLNAADPRAEMAARNLWLARLLEWLRHPAEREEAAVQTPLPLLRLKHLLNVLDRHPEHALKVSRLLNSIWRDLDAASLFVDVGFAPRVAFWPEFFHRLGQHLLPSTADTNDLAELFKLLFPEESDEQWLLGIDANSLLRLERLLEVGKPEAGPADGSRAKPWLQPMLFGLTALVSAVRSAGLNGTLRRRMSTALLTAKPFEQLASACDALTLAVQADDRAATLQALTFLRALLDACRKAANSVPEHLEQFGVSVDIMFSVEQLLARIQRIEALLDCLAGEHPQQELARLLAALVRVGHERRSIRTLFARHYSLLARKVAERSAETGEHYITRDRADYRVMLRHAAGGGAIIAGTTFVKFLVMALGLSALWAGFWAGINYAMSFLIIHLLHWTVATKQPAMTAPAMAQKLQHIESEGGLESFVDEVANLFRSQIAGILGNLAVVAPVVLGVQLLWRALFGAPLVGPAQADYVLHGLTLLGPTVLFAAFTGVLLFASSLVAGWVENWFVFHRLESAIAWNPSIINRLGANRAARWARWWRDNISGVAANVALGMMLGLVPPVLAFIGLPLDVRHVTLSTGQLAASVGALGLGIFHLSAFWWCVAGIAATGLLNLGVSFYLALKVALRSRGIRLADRSRVTAAIWQRLRQHPRSFFLPPKAEAATQDKA; this is translated from the coding sequence ATGGCACTTTTGGGCTTGCGCCGCAGCGTTGCCTGGGATTTGACCGCCCTGCTCAATGCCGCCGATCCACGGGCGGAGATGGCGGCGCGCAATTTGTGGCTGGCGCGTTTGCTGGAGTGGCTGCGCCACCCGGCCGAGCGCGAGGAAGCCGCCGTGCAAACGCCGCTGCCGCTGTTGCGGCTCAAGCACCTGCTCAATGTGCTGGACCGCCACCCCGAACATGCGCTGAAGGTCTCGCGCCTGCTCAATTCGATCTGGCGCGATCTGGACGCGGCCAGCCTTTTTGTGGATGTGGGCTTCGCCCCGCGCGTGGCCTTCTGGCCCGAGTTCTTCCACCGCCTGGGCCAGCATCTGCTGCCCAGCACCGCCGACACCAACGATCTGGCCGAACTGTTCAAGCTGCTCTTCCCCGAAGAGTCCGATGAGCAATGGCTGCTGGGCATCGATGCCAACTCCTTGCTGCGCCTGGAGCGCTTGCTGGAAGTCGGCAAGCCTGAAGCTGGCCCAGCGGACGGCAGCCGTGCGAAGCCCTGGTTGCAACCCATGCTGTTCGGCCTGACCGCCCTGGTCAGCGCGGTGCGCTCCGCCGGCCTCAACGGCACGCTGCGCCGGCGCATGAGCACGGCGCTCTTGACCGCCAAACCCTTCGAGCAACTCGCCAGCGCCTGCGATGCGCTGACCCTGGCCGTGCAGGCCGACGACCGCGCAGCCACGCTGCAAGCCCTGACCTTTTTGCGCGCCCTGCTGGACGCTTGCCGCAAGGCCGCCAATAGCGTGCCCGAGCATCTGGAACAGTTCGGCGTCTCGGTGGACATCATGTTCTCGGTGGAGCAGCTGCTGGCACGCATCCAGCGCATCGAGGCCTTGCTGGACTGCCTGGCCGGCGAGCACCCGCAGCAAGAGTTGGCACGGCTGCTGGCTGCCCTGGTTCGCGTGGGGCATGAGCGGCGCAGCATCCGCACCCTGTTCGCCCGCCATTACTCGCTGCTGGCGCGTAAGGTGGCGGAACGCAGCGCCGAAACCGGCGAGCACTACATCACCCGCGACCGCGCTGACTACCGTGTCATGCTGCGCCACGCCGCTGGCGGCGGCGCCATCATCGCCGGCACCACCTTCGTCAAATTCCTGGTCATGGCCCTGGGCTTGAGCGCGCTGTGGGCGGGCTTTTGGGCCGGCATCAATTACGCGATGAGCTTTCTCATCATCCATTTGCTGCACTGGACCGTGGCCACCAAACAGCCGGCCATGACGGCCCCGGCGATGGCGCAGAAACTGCAGCACATCGAGTCCGAAGGCGGGCTGGAGAGCTTTGTCGACGAGGTGGCCAATCTATTCCGCTCACAGATCGCCGGTATCCTGGGCAATCTGGCAGTGGTGGCGCCGGTGGTGCTGGGCGTGCAACTGCTCTGGCGCGCCCTGTTTGGTGCCCCTCTGGTGGGCCCGGCGCAGGCGGACTATGTCCTGCACGGCCTGACCCTGCTGGGGCCAACCGTTTTGTTCGCCGCCTTCACCGGCGTGCTGCTGTTCGCCAGCAGCTTGGTGGCTGGCTGGGTGGAAAACTGGTTTGTGTTCCACCGCCTGGAAAGCGCCATCGCCTGGAACCCCAGCATCATCAACCGGCTGGGTGCCAACCGCGCGGCCCGCTGGGCACGTTGGTGGCGCGACAACATCAGCGGCGTGGCCGCCAATGTGGCGCTGGGCATGATGCTGGGACTGGTGCCACCGGTGCTGGCCTTCATCGGCCTGCCGCTGGATGTGCGCCACGTCACCTTGTCCACCGGGCAGCTGGCCGCAAGCGTCGGTGCATTGGGCCTGGGCATCTTCCACCTGAGCGCTTTCTGGTGGTGTGTGGCCGGCATTGCGGCCACCGGCTTGCTCAATCTGGGCGTGAGCTTCTACCTGGCATTGAAGGTGGCCCTGCGTTCACGTGGCATCCGGTTGGCTGATCGCTCGCGGGTCACTGCGGCGATCTGGCAGCGCCTGCGGCAGCACCCGCGCAGCTTCTTCTTACCGCCCAAAGCCGAAGCCGCGACACAAGACAAGGCCTAA